The Panacibacter microcysteis DNA window CAAACATTTTTTCACCCTTCGTTCTTACAAAGGAGGCTGTTACCACGTACTGCATTGCTGCCGGAAAAAAGTGAATACCCTTGAATTCCTTTTTAGCGTCAGCGCTTAAGGGTGATAAAGAATCTGTACTGTATTCATGCAGCAGTTCTTCCTGGAACCGGTGTATGTCGTTTAGTATAGCAGTATCAGGCTGAGCGTGTACTGCCGTTAAAAAAATACTGCACAGCAGCAGCATTAAAAGCTTTCTCATGTATCCGGATGTTTATGCAGCGAATATAACCAGCTTATTGCATGCATTGTATGATAAACAAACTTAAACATTGTAATTTCAGGTAAGATAAATTGTAAAACACACCAACATGGTACATCATAAAAAGGGCATAGCAAGAGTATTTGATGTTTTCTCTACCAAAGTAACGAAAGCTACCGGCAGTCCAAGTGCATTTATTATTGCATGCTTTATCATTCTTACATGGAGTCTTACAGGCCCGCTGTTCGGATTTTCAGATACATGGCAACTGGTTATAAATACCGGCACAACCATCATAACATTCCTGATGGTCTTTGTAATTCAGCAATCGCAAAACAAAGACACGGTGGCTTTGCACCTTAAGCTGAATGAACTTATTGCTGCAACAAAAGGAGCAAGTAACAGGCTGATAGATGTAGAAGATCTTACGGCACAGGAACTCGAGGTAATTAAGAAGTTTTACATTAAGCTTTCCAGGCTGGCAAAAGAAGAAGCAGATATAACCTGCACACATTCTTACGAAGAAGCAGAAGAACTGCACATGCGAAAAGCTGATAAAGACCGCAGCTAGAATTTATTCTTCCACATCATACTTTCAATCGGTTTATCCGGCTGTCCGCTGTATTTGGCATTTTTCTTCTGGTTGTATTTAATTTCAATCTCACCGTCTACAGGAAAATAAATAAGCTGGCCAACGGGCATGCCTTTATACACTTTTACGGGTTGCTTTACCGATATTTCGAGTGTCCAGTGGCCACAAAAACCAACATCTCCTTTACCTGCCGTTGCATGAATGTCGATACCCAGCCTGCCGGTAGATGATTTCCCTTCCAGGAATGGCACATGTGCATGTGTTTCGGTATATTCCATTGTTACGCCCAGGTAAAAGATATGCGGGTATAATACAAAACCCTCTTCCGGTATTTCAAAATATTCTATCTCGTTGTGCTTTTTGGCGTCCAGTATATGCTCGCGGTAAGTAGCCAGCCATTTGCCCAAATGCACATCGTAGCTGTTGCTGCCAAGACAATCGCGGGTATAAGGTACAAGTTTAATGGTACCTTTTTCCATTTCTTCCAGTATGCGCAGGTCTGATAGAATCATGTAGTAAAATTTTTAAATGCCCGCTTTGCTGTTTAGCGGGTAACCAAATGTTTTGCAAATAAATCGTAATTCTGCAATCTAAAATCAGCAAACTTATTTTGTCGCTCTTTTATCAACATAATATTAACGAACACTCAAAGCTGGGCATCTGGAAGATTGAAGAAAGCGAAGATTTTTTCCTGGCGCAGGTGCCTGTACAACGCACCATAACACACCCGCACAAGCGTTTGCAACACCTGGCCGGGCGTTACCTGCTAAAACAGCTCGTGCCCGATTTTCCATACAACGAAATAGTGATTGCAGATACCCGCAAACCATACCTGCCTTACGAGCAATACCATTTTTCTATTTCTCATTGTGGTAATTACGCTGCGGCTATTGTAAGCAGCAAAGAACGGGTGGGTATAGATATTGAAATACCTTCTTACAAGATCAACAGGATAAGCCATAAGTTTTTGAATGAAACGGAGCGTTTACATTTTGGTATACATGATGCAGCGGCGGATGGTGCAGCGAATAAACTGCTAACCGTATTATGGAGTGCAAAAGAAGCTGTATTTAAGTGGTGGGGCTGGGGCAGCGTGGATTTCAGTAACCACATACTGCTACAGCCGTTTTATGCTGCACAGGAAGGTGCATTCAATGCTTTGTTTGTAAGACAGTCACAACAATTCAGCCTGTTGCTGCACTATAAAATGTT harbors:
- a CDS encoding low affinity iron permease family protein, whose product is MVHHKKGIARVFDVFSTKVTKATGSPSAFIIACFIILTWSLTGPLFGFSDTWQLVINTGTTIITFLMVFVIQQSQNKDTVALHLKLNELIAATKGASNRLIDVEDLTAQELEVIKKFYIKLSRLAKEEADITCTHSYEEAEELHMRKADKDRS
- the dcd gene encoding dCTP deaminase, with amino-acid sequence MILSDLRILEEMEKGTIKLVPYTRDCLGSNSYDVHLGKWLATYREHILDAKKHNEIEYFEIPEEGFVLYPHIFYLGVTMEYTETHAHVPFLEGKSSTGRLGIDIHATAGKGDVGFCGHWTLEISVKQPVKVYKGMPVGQLIYFPVDGEIEIKYNQKKNAKYSGQPDKPIESMMWKNKF
- a CDS encoding 4'-phosphopantetheinyl transferase family protein is translated as MSLFYQHNINEHSKLGIWKIEESEDFFLAQVPVQRTITHPHKRLQHLAGRYLLKQLVPDFPYNEIVIADTRKPYLPYEQYHFSISHCGNYAAAIVSSKERVGIDIEIPSYKINRISHKFLNETERLHFGIHDAAADGAANKLLTVLWSAKEAVFKWWGWGSVDFSNHILLQPFYAAQEGAFNALFVRQSQQFSLLLHYKMFDELCLSWVSSAGG